The Gemmatimonas sp. region GCGGCTCGGGCTTCATCGTGTATCGCGGTCGCGGCGCGCGCCTTGTGCGCGCCTTGATGAACATGATGCTCGACATCCACACCGAGGAGCACGGCTACGAAGAGACGTGGGTGCCGCTCGTCGTGAATCGGGCCTCGATGACCGGCACGGGCAACTTCCCCAAGTTCGAGGAAGACGCCTACGCGGTCACCGAAGACGAGCTGTTCCTCATTCCCACGGCCGAAGTCCCGGTCACCAATCTCTATCGCGACGAGATTCTCGACGCGAGCGAATTGCCGAAGCGCTTCTGCGCCTTCAGCGCCTGCTTCCGTCGTGAAGCCGGAGCCGCCGGCAAGGACACGCGAGGCCTGCTGCGCGTGCACGAATTCGACAAGGTCGAGCTGGTGCGCTACGCTAATCCCGAGACCTCGCTCGATGAGCTGGAGTTGCTCACCAGCCAGGCCGAAACGATCCTCCAGCGGCTCGAACTGCCGTATCGTGTGTTGCTGCTGGCGGCCGGAGATACGGGCTTCTCCAGCGCGAAGACCTACGACCTCGAAGTGTTCGCCCCTGGCGTCGGTAAGTGGCTCGAAGTCTCCAGCTGCAGCCTCTTCACCGATTTCCAGGCGCGCCGCGCCAACATTCGCTTTCGTCCCGCGCCGGGAGAAAAGCCGAAACTGGTGCACACGCTGAACGGGTCGGCGCTCGCGTTTTCGCGCGTCATCGCGAGCATTCTCGAGCACCATCAGCAGCCCGATGGCTCCGTCCGGATTCCCGAGGCGCTGCAGCCGTACCTCGGTCGCGCCGAACTGCGCTAAGCGTCGCCACCGATGCGCCGTCGCCGCTGGCCCGTAGTCGTCATGGTGCTCGGCGTGCTGGGGCTGCTCACGTGGTACGTCGTGTACACGCAGCACGTCGTGCGTCAGCTGCGCGTCGCTGCGGCGGGGCAGGGGCAGATGTACTCCCGCATCTTCCGGGCGCTGCAGGACACGAGCGCCACGCAGGATCCCACGATCACCCTCGTGGAGCTGTTGCAGCAGATTCGTGAATCGGGATTGCCTCTCGTGCTCACTGATACCGACGGCCGCGTGTCGGGGGTCGCGAA contains the following coding sequences:
- the serS gene encoding serine--tRNA ligase; amino-acid sequence: MHDIRLLRDQLEHLRDGMRRRGKLAELGPMLDRAESLERERRTAITELEAQQARRNKVTAEVGQRRKAGEDATELMAEGRAVGEQIAMLEQRRAETEAAVSIMLYELPNITLPDVPEGDETANTVVRSWGTPRTPDASIVPHWEKGEAFGMIDLARGAKISGSGFIVYRGRGARLVRALMNMMLDIHTEEHGYEETWVPLVVNRASMTGTGNFPKFEEDAYAVTEDELFLIPTAEVPVTNLYRDEILDASELPKRFCAFSACFRREAGAAGKDTRGLLRVHEFDKVELVRYANPETSLDELELLTSQAETILQRLELPYRVLLLAAGDTGFSSAKTYDLEVFAPGVGKWLEVSSCSLFTDFQARRANIRFRPAPGEKPKLVHTLNGSALAFSRVIASILEHHQQPDGSVRIPEALQPYLGRAELR